From one Pempheris klunzingeri isolate RE-2024b chromosome 9, fPemKlu1.hap1, whole genome shotgun sequence genomic stretch:
- the c1galt1c1 gene encoding C1GALT1-specific chaperone 1, with the protein MLSEGGSFMKGMVMGGLFCLVLSLLGSFSPSMESKTEDHHHHHHHVKAPSKDELTRLSDSQMQELSNHVRVSCVIMVQPKILIYWATAVDTWSKHCDKAVFYTSESSKALDAIDLNEKDDWARLRKALKHAYDNAGDLRWFFVAQPTTFAIIENLKYLVLAKDPSEPFYLGNAMKSGELEYVSYDSGIVLSYEALKRLVHVFEDEDKCPDRGRSLWKLSEDKQLAVCLKYTGVFAENGEDAHGKGLFNSKSVDSLIKDSMKDNPTNVVEGCCSDMAVTFNGMSPNQMQVMMFGVYRLRPYGHDFHDSLVFYAPEGSDND; encoded by the coding sequence ATGTTGTCTGAAGGAGGCTCTTTCATGAAGGGGATGGTCATGGGAGGCCTTTTCTGCTTGGTGCTGTCGCTCCTAGGTAGTTTCAGCCCCAGCATGGAGTCCAAGACTGAggaccaccaccatcatcaccatcatgtcaAGGCCCCGAGTAAAGATGAGCTGACGCGCCTCTCTGACAGTCAGATGCAGGAGTTGAGCAATCATGTCCGGGTCTCTTGTGTCATCATGGTTCAGCCCAAGATCCTGATTTATTGGGCCACTGCGGTCGACACCTGGAGCAAACACTGTGACAAGGCTGTGTTTTACACCTCTGAGTCCTCCAAGGCGCTCGACGCGATAGACCTGAATGAAAAAGACGACTGGGCAAGGCTACGTAAAGCTCTGAAGCACGCTTATGATAACGCTGGAGACCTGCGCTGGTTCTTTGTGGCACAACCCACCACGTTTGCCATCATCGAGAACCTCAAATACCTGGTGCTCGCAAAGGATCCCAGCGAGCCCTTCTACCTGGGCAACGCTATGAAGTCAGGGGAGCTTGAGTATGTGTCGTATGATAGTGGCATTGTTCTGAGCTACGAAGCGCTGAAAAGGCTAGTGCACGTGTTCGAGGATGAAGACAAATGTCCAGACAGAGGACGTTCCCTGTGGAAGCTGAGCGAGGACAAGCAGCTGGCCGTGTGTCTCAAATATACAGGTGTTTTCGCAGAGAATGGAGAGGATGCACACGGAAAGGGCCTGTTCAACAGCAAGAGTGTGGACAGCCTGATAAAGGACAGCATGAAGGACAACCCCACTAATGTGGTGGAGGGCTGCTGCTCCGACATGGCAGTCACATTCAACGGGATGTCGCCCAATCAAATGCAGGTTATGATGTTCGGAGTTTACAGACTTCGTCCTTACGGACACGATTTTCATGACTCGTTAGTATTTTACGCGCCTGAAGGTTCAGATAATGACTAA
- the clic2 gene encoding chloride intracellular channel protein 2, translating to MALRQDSDKEPSIELFIKAGHDGENVGNCPFCQRLFMVLWLKGVKFTVTTVDMRKKPAELKDLAPGTNPPFLLYNGTLKTDFIKIEEFLEQTLAPPRYPHLSPLNKESFDVGADIFAKFSAFIKNSPNNAFHEKNLLREFKRLDNYLISPLPEEVDHNSRETISVSKRKYLDGDRLTLADCNLLPKLHVIRVAAKKYCDFDIPAQFTGVWRYLQNAYDREEFKQTCPADIEIEKAYIGVANKRK from the exons ATGGCACTTCGGCAGGACTCTGACAAGGAGCCGAGCATTGAGTTGTTCATTAAG gcTGGACATGACGGTGAGAACGTGGGGAATTGCCCCTTCTGCCAAAGGCTCTTCATGGTTCTGTGGCTGAAAGGAGTCAAGTTTACAGTCACCACCGTTGACATGAGGAA GAAGCCGGCTGAGCTCAAAGACCTGGCCCCCGGGACCaaccctcctttcctcctctacAACGGCACCCTCAAAACAGACTTCATCAAAATCGAGGAGTTTCTTGAACAAACACTGGCCCCTCCCAG GTATCCTCATCTCAGCCCGCTAAACAAAGAGTCCTTTGACGTTGGTGCTGACATTTTTGCAAAGTTCTCTGCTTTCATCAAGAACAGTCCAAATAACGCAT TCCATGAGAAAAACCTGCTGCGGGAGTTCAAGCGCTTGGACAACTACCTGATCTCCCCCCTCCCCGAGGAGGTCGACCACAACTCCAGAGAAACCATCAGCGTCTCCAAGAGGAAGTACCTGGATGGCGACCGCCTCACCTTAGCTGACTGCAACCTGCTGCCCAAACTGCACGTCATCAGG GTTGCTGCCAAGAAGTACTGCGACTTTGACATCCCCGCTCAGTTCACAGGCGTGTGGCGTTACCTTCAAAACGCCTATGACAGAGAGGAGTTCAAACAGACGTGTCCAGCCGACATTGAGATTGAGAAGGCTTACATCGGCGTGGCCAACAAGAGGAAATAA
- the LOC139206817 gene encoding LOW QUALITY PROTEIN: protein eva-1 homolog C (The sequence of the model RefSeq protein was modified relative to this genomic sequence to represent the inferred CDS: deleted 2 bases in 1 codon), giving the protein MNLDLGGSQWDSNSLQQNSRGLPCWRCTMTVPWSFCLFLPLILALRMHAAHSAPDFSLYLHTILKNHTAHACEGDVLIIQCPSTTSVAVLSAFYGRRVPNQHLCPSASTNITVEEDTECTSPVAIEKVVSECQDRRSCHIPVLSPVFGQDPCPLTSKYLLVSYKCRPEHHRTRLVCENERLRLMCKNETVLAIYSATFGHLLHGSPYCPQDPASHIDMECLSPSALRKVSRRCHGRGNCSVLADTQTFGDPCFPGTRKHLRVSFTCVPRYLLEEVGRGSTDPFMISDYTHGGWYTGPTYRPQNVLITNSLEIIEKILDLPERVALYFVSGICAGLVFLLCLFGIRSTLVRDVKDLVSELKDELKASGREHKDLIEDLYDDDVSDTSSFRRLTQSYRTSDIFSPSTLTVEMVDQTRDLPNGDIWPHRDSSPYAIHKIKTYNN; this is encoded by the exons ATGAACCTGGACCTGGGAG GCAGTCAATGGGACAGCAACTCATTACAACAAAACTCCCGGGGTCTGCCGTGCTGGAGATGCACAATGACAGTGCCATGGAGT TTCTGCCTCTTCTTACCTCTTATTTTGGCCCTGAGGATGCACGCTGCGCATTCGGCTCCTGATTTCTCTC TATATCTTCACACCATCCTGAAGAACCACACGGCTCATGCTTGTGAAGGAGACGTGCTCATCATCCAGTGTCCCTCCACGACGTCTGTGGCCGTCCTATCAGCTTTCTATGGACGACGCGTTCCTAATCAGCATCTGTGCCCCTCTGCAAGCACCAATATAACTGTGGAGGAGGATACAGAATGCACTTCCCCAGTTGCTATCGAG AAAGTGGTGTCAGAGTGTCAGGATCGCCGCTCCTGTCACATCCCTGTCCTCAGTCCAGTGTTTGGGCAGGACCCCTGTCCTCTCACCAGCAAGTACCTTCTAGTCTCCTACAAGTGCAGACCAG AGCACCACCGCACAAGACTGGTGTGTGAGAACGAACGTCTGAGGCTGATGTGTAAAAATGAGACTGTCCTCGCCATCTACTCCGCCACCTTTGGACACCTGCTGCACGGCAGTCCTTACTGTCCTCAGGACCCTGCATCACACATCGACATGG AGTGTTTGTCACCTTCTGCTCTGAGGAAGGTGTCACGCAGGTGTCATGGCCGAGGGAACTGCTCAGTACTGGCCGATACTCAAACCTTTGGGGACCCCTGCTTCCCCGGCACCAGGAAGCACCTGCGGGTGTCCTTCACTTGTG tgCCCCGGTATCTGTTGGAAGAAGTGGGTCGAGGGTCAACAGATCCTTTCATGATCTCAGACTACACACACG GTGGATGGTACACTGGCCCCACCTACAGGCCTCAAAACGTGCTCATAACCAACTCTCTGGAGATCATTGAAAAAATATTGG ATCTCCCAGAGCGAGTGGCTCTGTACTTTGTCTCCGGCATCTGTGCTGGTCTGGTTTTCCTGCTCTGCCTGTTTGGTATACGCTCCACACTCGTGAGGGATGTTAAAGATCTGGTATCTGAGCTGAAGGATGAGCTGAAAGCATCTGGCAGAGAGCACAAGGATCTCATTGAGGACCtctatgatgatgatgtctcGGACACATCGTCCTTCCGTCGCCTCACACAATCCTACCGCACATCGGACATCTTCAGCCCCTCCACTTTGACAGTAGAGATGGTTGATCAGACGAGGGATCTGCCCAACGGAGACATTTGGCCACATCGAGACTCCAGCCCTTATGCCATTCATAAGATTAAAACCTACAACAACTGA
- the urp1 gene encoding urotensin-related peptide 1 produces MLSVALFYLVAVICSARQTHALPLYPDTNLEPQADFIQKLVSEVEDGPNTVEAEQREVNNLYPLLMQHNGGGDSWNKGAKDSAPQDKFANMVEDLKETVWKLAAADRLRSQGFLRSEQNLPKTNKRACFWKYCVTN; encoded by the exons AtgctctctgtagctctgttttACCTCGTAGCTGTGATTTGTTCTGCAAGACAGACACATGCTCTGCCCCTGTACCCTGACACCAACCTGGAACCACAGGCAG ATTTCATTCAGAAGTTAGTTTCAGAAGTGGAGGATGGACCCAACACTGTTGAAGCTGAGCAGAGAGAAGTGAATAATCTGTATCCTCTACTGATGCAGCACAACGGAGGGGGAGACTCCTGGAATAAAg gggCTAAAGATTCAGCACCACAAGATAAATTTGCCAACATG gtTGAGGACCTAAAAGAAACCGTATGGAAGCTGGCAGCGGCTGACAGGCTGCGCTCTCAGGGTTTTCTCAGATCAGAGCAGAACttgccaaaaacaaacaaaagag CGTGTTTCTGGAAATACTGCGTCACCAACTAG